A section of the Gloeobacter violaceus PCC 7421 genome encodes:
- a CDS encoding SH3 domain-containing C40 family peptidase, producing the protein MTKSIITSSRRRFLQVLGGLGILAIPAGAAPALGPTIERYAATLPGGYGARAVLKAGATWQRGRIVLVGRALEARDRAALEAAFSRLGPVDNRMEIFPFKAMGARAWGAVRSSGTDLRAEPDAGSELVSQALPGDTLKVLARSGDGRWYQILREWDGYVGWIPAERAVLWTGAERQTWQSAPRSMLMRSLPGLPRGSIVAGADGLRGRTAEGREVTIPSEALRRIEPGEVPTAARVVELARVLLADQPTRYLWGGTLDRALDCSGFNQTVYRMAGGAIPRDSYQQQAASRPVAPRAEDWQKLEPGDLLFFSEKRSRATHTGIYVGDGRFVHASSHNQGIAENYLMGESEYERFLRRIYFGAGRVV; encoded by the coding sequence GTGACGAAAAGCATCATAACAAGTAGCCGCCGCCGGTTTCTCCAGGTTCTGGGGGGCTTGGGGATTTTAGCCATCCCGGCTGGGGCGGCTCCGGCCCTGGGGCCGACCATTGAGCGCTACGCGGCCACCTTGCCCGGAGGCTACGGCGCGCGGGCGGTGCTAAAAGCCGGGGCCACCTGGCAAAGGGGGCGCATCGTGCTGGTGGGCCGCGCCCTCGAAGCGCGCGACCGGGCGGCGCTCGAAGCGGCTTTTTCCCGTCTCGGTCCGGTGGATAACCGTATGGAAATTTTTCCGTTCAAAGCAATGGGCGCGCGGGCCTGGGGGGCAGTGCGCTCCTCGGGAACGGACCTGCGCGCCGAACCGGACGCCGGATCCGAACTGGTTTCCCAGGCGCTGCCCGGCGACACGCTCAAAGTGCTTGCGCGCAGTGGCGACGGGCGCTGGTACCAAATTTTGCGCGAGTGGGACGGCTACGTGGGCTGGATTCCCGCCGAGCGGGCGGTGCTGTGGACCGGTGCCGAGCGGCAGACCTGGCAATCGGCACCGCGCTCAATGCTCATGCGCTCGCTGCCCGGTTTGCCGCGCGGCAGCATCGTCGCAGGTGCCGACGGCCTGCGCGGGCGCACTGCCGAGGGCCGGGAAGTGACAATTCCAAGTGAGGCCTTGCGCCGCATCGAACCTGGCGAGGTACCCACAGCGGCGCGGGTCGTCGAGTTGGCCCGGGTGCTGCTGGCCGATCAGCCCACCCGCTACCTCTGGGGGGGCACGCTCGACCGCGCCCTCGACTGCAGCGGCTTCAATCAAACCGTCTACCGGATGGCCGGGGGGGCGATCCCCAGAGACTCCTACCAGCAGCAGGCGGCCAGTCGGCCGGTGGCACCGCGCGCCGAAGACTGGCAGAAGCTGGAGCCCGGGGATTTGCTGTTTTTTAGTGAGAAGCGCAGCCGCGCCACCCACACCGGTATTTACGTGGGCGACGGCCGCTTCGTCCATGCTTCGAGTCACAACCAGGGCATCGCCGAAAATTACCTGATGGGCGAGAGCGAATACGAGCGCTTCTTGCGGCGGATCTACTTCGGCGCCGGACGGGTGGTCTAG
- a CDS encoding DUF561 domain-containing protein, translating into MVAILQQAFQAKRAVKIIAGLNNFDSARVVQIVRAAERGGATFVDIACDAELIRLVRRSTDLPVCVSAVEPQGLLMAVRSGADCVEIGNFDSFYARGVRFDAEAVLDLARRSRDLLGCDVMLSVTVPHTLSLDVQVSLAVQLEALGADIIQTEGGTSSRPTHPGTLGLVEKAAPTLAAAYEISRSVGVPVLCASGLSAVTVPMALACGASGVGVGSAVNRLGDEVAMVAQVRAIVEAVEQACVFERVSP; encoded by the coding sequence ATGGTTGCCATCCTCCAGCAGGCCTTCCAAGCCAAACGAGCCGTCAAGATCATTGCCGGGCTCAACAACTTCGACAGCGCCCGCGTCGTCCAGATCGTCCGCGCTGCCGAGCGGGGAGGGGCCACCTTCGTCGATATCGCCTGTGACGCCGAACTGATTCGCCTGGTGCGCCGCAGCACCGATTTGCCCGTGTGCGTCTCCGCCGTCGAACCGCAGGGCCTGCTGATGGCCGTGCGCAGCGGTGCCGACTGCGTCGAGATCGGCAACTTCGACAGCTTTTATGCCCGTGGGGTCCGCTTCGACGCCGAGGCGGTGCTCGATCTGGCCCGCCGCAGCCGCGACCTGCTCGGTTGCGACGTCATGCTCTCGGTGACCGTCCCCCACACCCTGAGCCTCGATGTACAGGTCAGTCTGGCGGTGCAGCTCGAAGCGCTGGGCGCCGATATCATCCAGACCGAAGGCGGCACCAGCAGCCGACCCACCCACCCCGGCACCCTGGGTCTGGTGGAGAAGGCCGCTCCCACCCTGGCTGCGGCCTACGAAATTTCGCGCTCGGTGGGCGTGCCGGTGCTGTGCGCCTCGGGTCTTTCGGCGGTCACCGTGCCCATGGCCCTCGCCTGCGGCGCGTCGGGCGTCGGCGTCGGTTCGGCGGTCAACCGCCTGGGCGACGAGGTGGCCATGGTTGCCCAGGTGCGCGCCATCGTCGAAGCGGTCGAGCAAGCCTGTGTGTTCGAGCGGGTTTCCCCGTGA
- a CDS encoding Rid family detoxifying hydrolase: MKIIRGEHNPYPYSPAVIHGGLVYTAGQIPLVPDSGEVVTGDIEAQAHQTLTNLHNVLKLAGSDLGQVIKVTVFLIDMADFAGLNRVYQTFFTDHLPARSCVAVAALPQGVKVEIEAVAALNESN; this comes from the coding sequence GTGAAGATCATCCGCGGCGAGCACAACCCCTACCCCTACTCTCCCGCCGTTATCCACGGGGGACTGGTCTACACCGCCGGCCAGATCCCCCTGGTGCCCGATAGTGGCGAAGTCGTCACCGGCGACATCGAAGCCCAGGCCCACCAGACGCTCACCAACCTGCACAACGTGCTCAAGCTTGCAGGCAGCGATCTGGGCCAGGTGATCAAGGTGACGGTGTTTCTGATCGACATGGCCGATTTTGCCGGCCTCAACCGTGTCTACCAGACATTTTTTACCGACCACCTGCCCGCGCGCTCCTGCGTGGCGGTCGCCGCTTTACCCCAGGGGGTGAAAGTCGAAATCGAAGCGGTGGCGGCTTTGAATGAAAGTAATTGA
- the acpS gene encoding holo-ACP synthase, producing the protein MSNMAGQTFLHRIGTDLVHIPRIEGMLERYGKQFLNRVYTEGEQHYCLASKPHRANRLAGRWAAKEAVTKALGTGWRGVGYRDIEVVRLASGEPTICLNGRAVLLVERFGRLDWQVSFSHDREYAVATVSVIGFF; encoded by the coding sequence ATGAGTAACATGGCCGGCCAGACGTTTTTGCACCGCATCGGCACCGATCTGGTGCACATTCCCCGCATCGAGGGAATGCTGGAGCGCTACGGCAAACAGTTTCTTAATCGTGTCTACACCGAAGGCGAACAGCACTACTGTCTGGCATCGAAGCCGCACCGGGCCAACCGGCTGGCGGGGCGCTGGGCGGCCAAGGAGGCGGTGACCAAGGCCCTGGGTACGGGCTGGCGGGGAGTGGGCTACCGCGACATCGAAGTGGTGCGGCTCGCCTCGGGAGAGCCGACCATCTGTTTAAACGGGCGAGCGGTTCTCCTGGTGGAGCGCTTCGGTCGGCTCGATTGGCAGGTCAGTTTCAGCCACGACCGCGAGTACGCCGTCGCCACCGTCTCGGTGATCGGCTTTTTTTAG
- the argC gene encoding N-acetyl-gamma-glutamyl-phosphate reductase — MAEKLRVGIVGASGYGGVQLVRLLLDHPRVEIAYLGANQNAGTPFGELYPQLAHRIDRVCEAVELDRIVEACSVVFLATPNGIAHTLAPGLLAGGLRVFDLSADYRFVNLETYQSWYGGDRHDAAVAREAVYGLPELYRERIRTARLVGCPGCYPTASLLAAAPLLKQGLIDPRSLIIDAKSGVSGAGRALKTGSLFAEADSSVAAYSVARHRHIPEIEQVCSDLAGMRVQVQFTPHLIPMARGMLVTLYAQLRDPGLVSEDMLTIYEAFYRQAPAVRVLGSGIYPQTKWASGTNTCFIGLEVDQRTERVVVLSALDNLVKGQSGQAIQAMNLTQGWEEMLGLPAIGFYP; from the coding sequence ATGGCCGAAAAATTGCGTGTCGGGATCGTGGGCGCCTCCGGGTACGGTGGGGTACAGCTGGTGCGCCTGCTACTGGATCACCCGCGCGTTGAGATCGCTTATTTGGGGGCGAACCAGAACGCCGGCACGCCCTTTGGTGAACTGTATCCGCAGTTGGCGCACCGCATCGATCGCGTGTGCGAGGCGGTCGAACTGGATCGAATCGTCGAGGCGTGCTCGGTGGTGTTTCTGGCCACCCCCAACGGCATCGCCCACACCCTGGCGCCGGGGCTGCTCGCCGGTGGCTTGCGGGTGTTCGATCTCTCGGCGGATTACCGGTTTGTCAATCTCGAAACCTATCAGTCCTGGTACGGCGGCGATCGCCACGACGCGGCGGTGGCCCGCGAGGCGGTCTACGGTCTGCCGGAACTGTACCGCGAGCGCATCCGCACCGCCCGGCTGGTGGGCTGCCCGGGATGTTACCCGACCGCTTCGTTGCTGGCTGCCGCCCCCCTGCTCAAGCAAGGGCTGATCGATCCGCGCAGCTTGATTATCGACGCCAAATCCGGTGTCTCCGGGGCCGGGCGCGCCCTCAAGACCGGTTCGCTCTTTGCCGAGGCCGACAGCAGCGTGGCGGCCTACAGCGTCGCGCGCCACCGCCATATCCCGGAGATCGAGCAAGTTTGCTCGGATCTGGCCGGTATGCGCGTGCAGGTGCAGTTCACCCCCCATTTGATCCCGATGGCGCGAGGAATGCTCGTGACGCTCTATGCCCAATTGCGCGATCCGGGGCTGGTGAGCGAAGACATGCTCACTATCTACGAAGCGTTCTACCGCCAGGCGCCGGCCGTGCGTGTACTGGGTAGCGGCATCTATCCACAGACCAAGTGGGCAAGCGGCACGAACACCTGCTTTATCGGCCTGGAAGTCGACCAGCGCACCGAGCGGGTAGTGGTGCTCTCTGCCCTCGACAATCTGGTGAAGGGCCAGTCCGGGCAGGCGATCCAGGCGATGAATCTTACCCAGGGTTGGGAGGAGATGCTGGGGCTGCCCGCCATCGGGTTTTACCCCTGA
- a CDS encoding rubrerythrin family protein, whose product MTLNYQEDFLGIDRFFQEATYHDQTDLNAASSIEVEIYEHECMYPTFAEIARQSGASEVAGMFEAIAREEKEHADLLRELYPQLEIKDSPETAEARRLVGEIEAQMAVVSTDPRGLRRALETALEVESIEATKTYPAFARLAREQGKEEIAQRFDSITESEQRHMQWVQRALDRLVSA is encoded by the coding sequence ATGACACTCAATTATCAGGAAGATTTTCTTGGGATCGATCGGTTCTTTCAAGAAGCGACATACCACGACCAGACCGATTTGAACGCGGCCTCGTCGATCGAAGTGGAGATCTACGAGCACGAGTGCATGTATCCGACCTTTGCCGAGATCGCCCGCCAGTCGGGAGCGAGCGAAGTTGCCGGCATGTTCGAGGCGATCGCCCGCGAAGAAAAGGAGCACGCCGATCTGTTGCGCGAACTCTATCCGCAGTTGGAGATTAAAGATTCCCCCGAGACCGCCGAGGCGCGGCGGCTGGTGGGTGAAATCGAAGCCCAGATGGCCGTGGTGAGCACCGACCCGCGCGGTCTGCGCCGGGCGTTGGAAACCGCCCTGGAGGTCGAATCGATCGAGGCCACCAAGACCTACCCGGCCTTCGCCCGTCTCGCGCGCGAGCAGGGCAAAGAGGAGATCGCCCAGCGCTTCGATTCCATCACCGAAAGTGAGCAGCGCCATATGCAGTGGGTGCAGCGCGCCCTCGATCGGCTGGTCAGCGCCTGA
- the murQ gene encoding N-acetylmuramic acid 6-phosphate etherase, with product MDERLPERAHLVTEQVNPDSARLDRLDSPSLVELFCREDERVVPAVRAAAPAIARAIDLTAAALRGGGRLFYVGAGTSGRLGVLDASECPPTFCTDPEQVQGIIAGGTAALTRSVEGAEDDPEAGAAELAGRALSAADVVVGISAGGTAPYVSGALAYARSLGGVTIFVACVPTNQIPERWDIEIRVPVGPEVLAGSTRLKAGTATKLVLNILSTGAMVRLGKTYGNLMVDVAVSNQKLRDRAVRILTTLTELERTAALALLEASGLRVKVALLMHWSNQDPASCATALEAAGGLLPVALEKLSGR from the coding sequence ATGGACGAACGGCTGCCCGAGCGCGCGCATCTTGTCACCGAGCAAGTCAATCCCGATAGTGCCCGACTCGACCGGCTCGACAGCCCGTCGCTGGTTGAGTTGTTCTGCCGCGAGGACGAGCGGGTGGTGCCGGCCGTGCGGGCTGCCGCGCCCGCCATCGCCCGGGCGATCGATCTCACCGCTGCCGCCTTGCGCGGCGGGGGGCGTCTGTTTTACGTCGGGGCGGGTACCAGCGGAAGGCTCGGGGTGCTCGACGCAAGCGAGTGCCCGCCGACTTTTTGTACCGACCCCGAGCAGGTGCAAGGGATCATTGCCGGGGGAACGGCCGCCCTCACCCGTAGTGTCGAAGGGGCCGAGGACGACCCCGAGGCGGGAGCCGCCGAGCTTGCGGGGCGCGCTCTGAGTGCTGCGGATGTGGTGGTGGGTATCAGCGCCGGGGGCACTGCTCCCTACGTGAGCGGTGCCCTTGCCTACGCCCGTTCGCTGGGGGGCGTCACGATCTTCGTAGCCTGTGTACCTACAAACCAGATCCCCGAGCGCTGGGACATCGAAATTCGGGTGCCGGTGGGGCCGGAGGTGCTCGCCGGTTCGACGCGCCTCAAGGCGGGCACCGCCACCAAGCTGGTGCTCAACATCCTTTCGACTGGGGCGATGGTTCGCCTCGGCAAGACCTATGGCAACTTGATGGTCGATGTGGCGGTCAGCAACCAGAAGCTGCGTGACCGGGCCGTGCGCATCCTGACTACCCTCACGGAGCTTGAGCGCACCGCCGCCCTCGCTTTGCTCGAAGCGAGCGGCCTGCGGGTGAAAGTCGCCTTGCTGATGCACTGGAGCAATCAGGATCCGGCTTCCTGTGCAACTGCTTTGGAAGCGGCGGGTGGATTGCTTCCTGTTGCTCTTGAGAAATTGAGCGGAAGATAG
- a CDS encoding Uma2 family endonuclease: protein MPVASEFSGSPFEPFAPPPVDLWSDEPPMESDRHRKQMDLLIRSLECWWQDRQDFYCSGNLTIYYSLTQRKSEDFRGPDFFVVLGCERRERRSWTVWQEGGRLPNLIVEILSASTAAIDRGLKKQIYQDVLRVPEYFWFDPEALELCGFHLVEGQYEPLEPDGHDRLWSRQLELYLGSHNTQLRFFTPNGQLVLLQEELVALQAEQAVQMAEQERQAREQAVQMAEQERQAREQAVQMAERERQSRERLARYLREQGIDPDTL, encoded by the coding sequence ATGCCCGTTGCTTCCGAATTTTCAGGTTCGCCCTTCGAGCCTTTTGCCCCTCCGCCAGTCGATTTGTGGAGCGATGAGCCACCGATGGAGTCCGACCGCCACCGCAAGCAGATGGACCTGCTCATCCGCTCTTTGGAGTGTTGGTGGCAGGACCGACAGGACTTCTATTGCTCGGGTAACCTGACGATTTACTACAGCCTCACCCAGCGCAAGTCCGAGGATTTTCGCGGGCCGGACTTTTTTGTGGTGCTCGGCTGTGAGCGGCGGGAGCGGCGCAGCTGGACGGTCTGGCAAGAAGGAGGCCGTCTGCCCAATCTGATCGTCGAAATTTTGTCCGCCTCGACGGCCGCCATCGACAGGGGCCTCAAAAAGCAAATCTACCAGGACGTCCTGCGGGTGCCCGAGTATTTTTGGTTCGATCCTGAAGCTCTGGAGTTGTGCGGCTTTCATCTGGTCGAGGGTCAGTATGAGCCGCTGGAGCCGGATGGGCACGATCGGCTGTGGAGTCGGCAACTGGAGCTATACCTGGGAAGCCACAACACTCAACTGCGCTTTTTCACGCCCAACGGTCAGCTGGTGCTCCTGCAGGAAGAATTGGTTGCCCTGCAAGCCGAGCAGGCCGTCCAGATGGCTGAACAGGAGCGGCAGGCCAGAGAACAGGCCGTCCAGATGGCTGAACAGGAGCGGCAGGCCAGAGAACAGGCCGTCCAGATGGCTGAACGCGAACGGCAATCGCGAGAAAGGCTCGCCCGGTACCTGCGGGAGCAAGGGATCGATCCCGATACTCTTTAG
- the fabF gene encoding beta-ketoacyl-ACP synthase II: MEKKRVVVTGVGAVTPLGNTAADFWEGLLAGRSGVAPISLFDPSRHDARIAAEVKNFDPHQYLEKKEVKRTVRFTQMAVAASKQAVADAALAINEFNSEQVGVIIGNGTGGMEWLEQQDGILREQGPNRVSPFMVPLFIANMAAGFTAIQLGAKGPNSCTVTACAAGSNAIGDAFRLIQYGEAQAVICGGTEACITPLVVAGFAASRALSTRNDEPETASRPFDLNRDGFVIGEGAGILVLEELSHALARGARIYAEICGYAMTCDAYHMTSPAPAGEGAARAIRLALKDAGVFPDQVSYINAHGTSTPLNDTNETQAIKTVLGEAAYSVAVSSTKSMTGHLLGGSGGIEAVATALAVYHDIAPPTINLETPDPSCDLDYVPGVARTMPIEVALSNSFGFGGHNVTLVFRKFREA; this comes from the coding sequence ATGGAAAAAAAGCGGGTGGTGGTGACCGGCGTCGGCGCGGTGACGCCTCTTGGCAACACGGCGGCCGACTTCTGGGAAGGCTTGCTCGCAGGCCGTTCCGGTGTGGCACCTATCAGTCTGTTTGACCCGAGCCGCCACGACGCGCGCATCGCGGCCGAGGTCAAAAATTTTGATCCCCACCAGTACCTCGAGAAAAAAGAAGTCAAGCGCACGGTGCGCTTTACCCAGATGGCGGTGGCCGCGAGCAAGCAGGCGGTCGCCGACGCGGCTCTTGCCATCAACGAGTTCAACAGCGAACAGGTCGGGGTGATTATCGGCAACGGCACCGGCGGCATGGAGTGGCTGGAGCAGCAGGACGGCATCCTGCGCGAGCAGGGACCCAACCGCGTTTCACCCTTTATGGTGCCGCTGTTTATCGCCAATATGGCCGCCGGCTTCACCGCCATTCAGCTGGGCGCCAAAGGCCCCAATTCCTGCACCGTCACCGCCTGCGCCGCCGGCTCCAACGCCATCGGCGACGCTTTTCGGCTTATCCAGTACGGCGAAGCCCAGGCGGTGATCTGCGGCGGCACCGAGGCGTGCATCACCCCGCTGGTGGTGGCGGGCTTCGCCGCGTCGCGCGCCCTTTCGACCCGCAACGACGAACCTGAAACAGCGAGCCGGCCTTTCGATTTAAACCGCGACGGCTTTGTGATTGGCGAGGGGGCGGGCATTCTGGTGCTCGAAGAACTCAGCCACGCCCTGGCGCGCGGCGCGCGCATCTACGCCGAAATCTGCGGCTACGCGATGACCTGCGACGCTTATCACATGACCTCGCCCGCACCGGCCGGCGAAGGGGCCGCTCGGGCCATCCGGCTGGCGCTCAAGGATGCAGGCGTGTTCCCGGACCAGGTGAGCTACATCAACGCCCACGGCACCAGTACGCCCCTCAACGACACCAACGAGACCCAGGCGATTAAGACCGTGCTGGGAGAGGCTGCCTACAGCGTGGCGGTCAGTTCCACCAAATCGATGACCGGTCACCTGCTGGGCGGATCCGGGGGCATCGAGGCGGTGGCCACGGCTCTGGCTGTTTACCACGACATCGCGCCGCCCACCATCAACCTTGAGACCCCCGACCCGAGCTGCGACCTCGACTACGTGCCGGGGGTCGCCCGGACGATGCCTATCGAGGTGGCTCTATCCAATTCCTTCGGCTTCGGCGGCCACAACGTCACCCTGGTATTTAGAAAGTTCCGCGAAGCCTAG
- the miaB gene encoding tRNA (N6-isopentenyl adenosine(37)-C2)-methylthiotransferase MiaB — MESTTNPQGKTACLVTFGCQMNKADSERMAGALTHLGYRIVDESDTADLVLFNTCTIRDNAEQKVYSYLGQQARRKQRDPHITLVLAGCVAQQEGEKLLRRVPELDLVMGPQHVNRLSDLLERVAEGEQVVATEPIEILEDITKPRRDSAVTAWANIIYGCNEGCTYCIVPSVRGREQSRTPEAIKAEICELGASGYKEVTLLGQNIDAYGRDIGTNLASLLRFIHNAPGIERLRFATSHPRYFSDELIATCAELPKVCEHFHIPFQSGDNEVLRRMARGYTHEKYRAIIEKIRAILPDAAISADLIVGFPGETEAQFENSLRLVDELEFDALNTAAYSPRPGTPAARWPGQLDDEVKQDRLQRTNRLVAQKAFERSQRYLGRTEQVLVEETNPRDRSQVVGRTRTNRLVFFAGELAKLRGQLVDVQITAARAFSLTGTAS, encoded by the coding sequence ATGGAATCCACCACCAACCCCCAGGGCAAAACCGCCTGCCTCGTCACCTTCGGCTGCCAGATGAACAAGGCCGACTCCGAGCGCATGGCCGGGGCACTCACCCACCTGGGCTACCGGATCGTCGATGAAAGCGACACGGCCGACTTGGTCCTGTTCAACACCTGCACCATCCGCGACAACGCCGAGCAAAAGGTCTATTCCTACCTGGGTCAGCAGGCCAGGCGCAAACAGCGCGACCCGCACATCACGCTGGTATTGGCGGGCTGTGTGGCCCAGCAGGAGGGTGAAAAATTGCTCCGGCGCGTGCCGGAACTGGATCTGGTGATGGGGCCGCAGCACGTCAATCGCCTTTCGGATTTGCTCGAGCGGGTGGCCGAGGGTGAGCAGGTGGTGGCCACCGAGCCCATCGAAATTCTCGAAGACATCACCAAGCCCCGCCGCGACAGCGCCGTCACCGCCTGGGCCAACATCATCTACGGCTGCAACGAAGGATGCACCTACTGCATCGTGCCCTCGGTGCGCGGGCGCGAACAATCGCGCACTCCCGAGGCGATCAAAGCCGAAATTTGTGAACTGGGCGCGTCGGGCTACAAAGAAGTGACGCTTCTCGGCCAAAATATCGACGCCTACGGCCGCGACATCGGCACCAACCTGGCTTCACTGCTGCGCTTTATCCACAACGCGCCGGGCATCGAACGCCTGCGCTTCGCCACTTCCCACCCGCGCTACTTTAGCGACGAACTGATTGCCACCTGTGCCGAATTGCCGAAAGTTTGCGAGCACTTTCATATTCCTTTTCAGTCGGGCGACAACGAAGTGCTCCGGCGCATGGCCCGGGGGTATACCCACGAAAAATATCGCGCCATCATCGAAAAGATCCGCGCCATCCTGCCCGACGCCGCCATCTCGGCGGACCTCATCGTCGGCTTTCCCGGCGAAACGGAGGCGCAGTTTGAAAATTCCCTGCGCCTGGTGGACGAACTGGAATTCGACGCCCTCAATACGGCGGCCTATTCGCCCCGCCCGGGCACCCCGGCGGCGCGCTGGCCCGGGCAATTGGACGACGAAGTCAAGCAGGACCGCCTGCAGCGTACCAACCGGCTGGTGGCCCAAAAAGCTTTCGAGCGCTCCCAGCGCTATCTGGGCCGCACCGAGCAGGTGCTGGTCGAAGAGACCAACCCCCGCGACCGCTCCCAGGTGGTGGGCCGCACCCGCACCAACCGCCTGGTCTTTTTTGCGGGCGAACTTGCGAAACTGCGCGGCCAACTGGTCGATGTGCAGATCACCGCGGCGCGCGCCTTTTCGCTGACGGGCACGGCAAGCTAA
- the nadD gene encoding nicotinate (nicotinamide) nucleotide adenylyltransferase has product MGERLGIFGGTFNPVHRGHLAMARAARDRCGLDQILWVPAAQPPHKPLAGGASIGDRVEMVRLAIAGEAGMALSLVDARRPGPSYAIDTLRLLEEQYPQAQWHWLLGQDGLADLPGWYRAAELIPRCRWIVVPRPGSGADPKQAMADLTERFGAVFVPLSDFECDISSTRVREQLAAGRAGWEALLPEQVVSYIHKRGLYDVPAGA; this is encoded by the coding sequence ATGGGCGAACGGCTCGGTATCTTCGGCGGCACCTTCAATCCGGTCCACCGGGGACACCTCGCCATGGCCCGCGCCGCGCGCGACCGCTGCGGGCTCGATCAAATCCTCTGGGTACCGGCGGCTCAACCGCCCCACAAACCCCTGGCCGGGGGTGCCTCGATCGGCGATCGCGTCGAGATGGTGCGTCTGGCCATTGCCGGAGAGGCGGGTATGGCACTGTCGCTGGTGGACGCGCGCCGACCTGGCCCTTCTTACGCGATCGACACCCTCAGGCTTCTGGAGGAGCAGTACCCGCAAGCGCAATGGCACTGGCTGCTGGGTCAGGACGGTCTTGCCGATTTGCCGGGCTGGTATCGCGCCGCCGAACTTATCCCCCGCTGCCGCTGGATAGTGGTACCCCGCCCCGGCAGCGGAGCGGATCCCAAGCAGGCGATGGCGGATCTCACCGAGCGCTTCGGGGCGGTATTCGTCCCGCTTTCGGATTTCGAGTGCGACATTTCCTCGACGCGGGTGCGCGAGCAACTCGCCGCGGGCCGGGCCGGCTGGGAAGCACTCCTGCCTGAGCAAGTGGTCTCTTACATTCATAAGCGCGGTCTGTACGATGTGCCCGCGGGTGCTTAG